The genomic region cagtccttccaaagaacacccagggctgatctcctttagaatggactggttggatctccttgcagtccaagggactctcaagagtcttctccaacaccacagttcaaaagcatcaattcttcagtgctcagccttcttcacagtccaactcttgcatccatacatgaccactgggaaaactatagccttgactagacggatctttgttggcaaagtaatgtttctgcttttcaatatgttgtctaggttggtcatatacacactactatgtataaaattgataactaatgagaaagAATTGtgcagcacaggggactctactcactGCTCAGTGGTGACTGGAATGGGAGGGAATTCAAGAAAGAGGGATACATATATACgtgtggctgagtcactttgctgcccacagtgtaaagcaactacaccccagtttaaaaaatgaaggtcCTACAGGGGCTGGAATACATAATGTATATACTTCTGAATATACATAGTTAtagatatgtataaatatatataatatacatgtgcTTATACACACAGTAATATACATGTAATAATACGTGCACAATCACATACATATAcctttatatatttgtgtgtaattaataaattatgtgtatagttatatatttacatgtaattatgtataattttatatacaattttatatggacttccccagtggctcagcagtaaagaacccactggctaatgcaggaaatgtgggtttgatcccagggtcagggagatcctctggaggagggcatggcaacccactccagtattcttgcctagagaatctcatggacagaggagcctggcgggctacagtccatggggtcgcagagagtcggacacaactgagcaggcgcacacatatatacaattacatatatttatatgcaattATATATAACTGTATATTGATTGtgccttgaacaacatgggtttgaatggCGTGGGTCCACTTACataaggattcttttttttttttttaagtttatttatctaTAGGCAATTAGTGTATCCAGTGACTAATTAATGTATCAAGTGACTCCCAGGTGCCAAATCCCATGTGAAACACCAGAACAGTCCTACTCAATGTCACTTATGTCTTTGTGGGAAAGAATTGATGATCAAAACAGTAGGAATGGAATGAATATCAATGCTTCCTTTcgctctttttttttcaataatgaaGTCTCAACCTCATTGtctgtttctttgattttctttcagtttctttcagtttGAATATGATATACCTAAAGTTTAGGACTTGTTTTGGGGGTGTTTTGggtattcattttttattgaggtataattgacatatcacATTATATTACATGCAGATGTTTTtctctaaaacttttttttctttctttctttctctgtgacttGGCCGCATCTTTTCACACCCACTGTTACTACAGACAGTCCATATCGTACAGAAGAACTGGTTTTCCAGGCCTCTTCCCGGACCGACCCACACTGCTCTCCATCAAATTCTCAGGTCTGATTAAGGTTGGCAACACCATCCCTCATAGTTTCGTATATCAGATTCAGTCTTTTCTAGTTGCGTGTGACCTCCTATTTCTGGGGGAGGAGTAAAATTTCTCCTTAGATGTGTGTagtcattcgtgtccgactctctgtgaccccgtggactgtagccccaccagtctcctctgtccatgggattctccaggcaggaatactggagggggtcgccatgccctcctccaggggatcttccccacccagggatcgaaccctcatctcctgtgtctcctgcgttgcaggcgggttctttccccGCTgaaccatcggggaagccctgCGGCAGAAAAGCAGGTCACTGTAGAGGGCCGGTCTCTCACATCTTCGTGGCCGGAAAATCACGGCAGGAAACCCGCAGGTAACTCACGCCCAGCCCGGGCGCcgtgggggagggtggaggggcaCCGTCTCCGTCTTGCACAAGCAGCGCTTCCCCTTCTGCCGGGCAGGTGATGCTGTCTCTCCGCTGCAGGAGGTCTCCAGCCCGGGCGGCGCGGTCCGCGGTGCAGCCGTGCTGGGCGGGCTGCGCGCTGCGCATCGCCATGTCCCCGGGCGTCCCTCTTCTGTTCGGGCTCGGTGAGCCGGCCGCGGGCGGTCCTGTGGGAGGCTGCGGGGTGTAGGAAGAAGGCGCCGAGGAGGGATTCTTAAGCGGGTTCCTCTGCTGGGACTCCCCTCTGTGAGGTCCCGGGACAGGGAACTGCAGAGGAGTCACCTGCGGGCCGCATTTCTCCTGTTCGGTGTGGATGTCACGCCCCAAGCTCGAGGCGTTTGGGACCCCACTGTGTTATCGGCCATCTTCTCAAACCAAGTGTTTCTCTGTTTCAGTGTTTTGCCGGGACCAAGGGATTTGGGCACAGACTGGTGAGTGGTGCCTCCCTTTTTCTCCCAGAGAACTCCGAGTTGGGCTGTGTGGACGTGGGGGTGAACTTGTGTAGCCTTGACAGAACCTCAGCCTCTCACCTGCACCATCCCCTCCTCCACACGCTTcgcttaattaatttaaataatttatttttatttattatttattttttggctgcactgggtcttcgtagTTGGGCGTggcctttctctagctgcagtgagcaggggctcctctctagctgggATGCTCGGCGTCTCACCGAGGCGGCTTCCCTTGttcctggagcacaggctcttggctGCCAGGCTTCAGTGgatgcggctcctgggctctagaagcGGACTCTatttgtggcgcacgggcttagttgccccttggcatgcgggatcttgccggaccaggggtggaaccgacgtctactgcattggcgggcggattctttaccaccgagccaccagctgttgttcagtcgctccgtcgtgtcctactctttgcgaccccatggactgcagcacaccaggcttctctgtccttcactgtctcctggagcttattcaaactcatgtccattgagtcagtgatgccatccaaccatctcatcctctgtcttccccttctcctgccttccatctttcccagcatcagcgtttttcaaatgagttagtgcttcacaacaggtggccaaagtactggagcttcagcttcagcatcagtccttccactgaatgttcagggttgatttcctttaggatggactggttagatctccttgctgtccaagggactctcaagagtcttctccaacaccacaggtcaaaagaaccaattctttgatgctcagctttctttatggtcctttCCTTATACatcactactgagccactagggaagaccttaatttattttttgtattttaattcttCAACATTTTGCCAATCTTCGGTGGAAAACCTCTTCCCCTCTCTAGAAAGCTTCCTGATCTCCAGCTATTCCCCATCGGCGCAGATGAGTCGAGGAGGAAATGCTCGGGTTTTGATCTAATGCAGAAAGAGAACACAGCTGAGGTCGACGTTCAGAACGCAGACACAGAGAACCGGGGACATCTGCACAGGCCCCAGGTCCCCCTTTGGGTTCGGGAGTGTCGCTTGTTGGGGGCACTGTGCATCCTCTCCATTTGCtgtcacctcacctgcctccaggtggctcagtggtaaacaatctgtctgcaattcaggagatgtgtgtttgatccctgggtcgggaagatcccctggagaaggaaaaggcaacccacttcagtgttcttgcctgagaattccatggacagaggagcccagtgggctacagtccatggggttgcaaagagtcggacatgacttagtgactaaagaacagcaACAGTAATTGCTTCCAGCTCTCTCAGCTATGGGAGTTCTCTTCACAAGGAAGGCACTCTTGATTAGGAGACAGACTTGAAGTAAAATGAAGACATCAAGATTTGCTGGTTCTTGACCTTTTGCAAGCAATTTCCTCATTTGAGCCCCAGGTTCCTGCTTTCTGTAATGAAATTACCGGAGTTCTccagaggtccagtggttaggtgcCATTGCCATGGCCAGGCTTCAATCTCTGattgaggaactgagatcctataAGCGgtgtagcacagccaaaaaaaaaaaaaagaaaaagagaaaagaaataataacagagTGTTGCATCAGTTAAGATACGATCCTGTCAAGCTCAGACAACAAGCTTTTGCTCAAAGTAGGCATTGTTGTTTAATGTTAACAGTTGCTAGGTAACATGTGTTGAGGTTTTCCCATCTGCCAAGTGCTATTCTCAACATTTGTacatatgatctcattttaatCTTATGAATCTATCAAGAGGTAAGTTAGTTTTTTCATATTCCAGATATATGGAGCCCTGATTGTGACCTCAACATTGTACTGTTTGGCATAGGTTTTTAGTAagttaattgaaatataatcGAAGTACAATATTATAGCAATTTCAGTtgtgcctggtggctcagatggtgaagaattggcctgcaatgcaggagacctgggttcgatccctgggttgggaagatgggaagatcccctggagaagcgaccggctacccactctagtactctggcctagagaattccatggactgtatagtccatggggttgcaaagagctggacacaactgagcggctttcactttcccACTGTATAATGATTGGACATTTATATAccttatgaaatgattaccaggATGCATCTGGTACCATCTATTCTCAGGTAAAGTTATTACGTTATGATTGAGCACATTGCCTGTGCTGTGTATttcatctctgtattttttttattctgtaacTTAAGGTTAGTGCTTCTTAATCCCCTTCAGTCACTTCGGCAGCCGCCTGGTTATTCTCTGGTTCTGTAGGTCtgcccttgttttgttttgttctttagattccacatgtgagagctggtggcatttgtctttctctgacttatttcacttagccacACGCCCTCTAGATCCACCCATGGTGTCACAAATGTGcacaatttaattttatcttttatgattatcttttaaaacattaactCATTAATCTTGGCAGTGTCGGGTCTCTGCCGCTGTGTGAGGctttctcttgtcgtggagcatgggctctccAGTTCTTGCAGCTCGCAGGCTCAGTTGTGGTGGTGTGTGGGTTCAGCCAttccaaggcacgtgggatcttcctggaccgtggatgatccaagtctcctgcattggcaggtggattcttaaccactgagccaccagggaagcccagggttgttgttgttcagttgctcagtcacgtctgactcttttcgaccccactgactgcagcacgccaggcctccctgtccactatctcccggagcttgctcaaactcatgtccatcaagttggtgaagccaatccaaccatctcatcctctatcgtccccttctcctccagccttcaatctttcccagcattgggtcttttccaatgagtcagctctttacatcaggtggccaaggtattggagtttcagcttcagcatcagtccttccaatgaatattttcaggactgatctcctttaggatgggactggctggatctccttgcggtcccagggactctccagagtcttctacaccaccacagttcaaaagcatcaattcttgggcgctcagctttcttcatagtccaactctcatatccatacatgactactgcaaaataCAGTAGATAGTTTTGTTGTGTAATTTATCTCAATACGCAGAAGAGTAACAACTTCTGTGTACTGGCTCATGTGTCTAGATTCTGTTACTGCATAGGTTCACCAGTTTCCAAAGCATCCACTGACTTGCTCGTATATGGAAGGCGCACAGTACTTATACAGTAAATACAATACCTGTGTCCTGAAAGGGTGACTTGGTCCAGCCGGAGACCAACCACAGATCTGTACTGTCCTCCAACTCCTAGACCTACCTGAAGTCTACCAAAACCCTCTTGAAGAAAGATCCCTTGCCGTCGTGTCTGGGACTTCCGCCATTgggctcctccctctcctcttcctgctcTTGTTTTTCCTCTGCCTGTGCTGCTGTGGAGGCCAACAGGGTACGTCCTAGAAGGGGAAGGGTtcctgggagggggaggggtcagTGGGGGGGTGGTGGAGTGTGGGGAGGGGCTTGGTGGGTCCCCTGCCAGCAGGGGCTCTCAGCACCGTCTCTCCGTAGGTTCCACTGATAATGAGACCAAGAGCCAACCAGATTTTAACAGGTAGGAAAATCTGGACTCTTCCCAGTAGAAaactctgtttctgtctcattcCTCAGACCCACCTTAATGCGTCTATCTCCTTTCCCTCAGCTCCAACCCTGCCATGGACTTCTCAGAAGAAAATCCGGGTAAGAGGAGTGATTAGGCCGGGGAGCCGGGCTGGGGGAAGGATGCCTTCAGGGGCAGATAGAGGCAGCCCGGAAGAAGCCGAGAGGCTGGGGCAGGCCTTACCGCGTGTGACGTCACTGCCCTTCCCTGCTTCCAGTCGTCCATCTGAAAGCGGCTGGTGTCATTCCTGGGGGCTCTGAAGAGCCCTGTGCCACAGTCCTTCCTGTCTCAGTGCAGAGAATAAGTCAGTGAGCGCGAAGTggtagataagaagtgatttactAGAAAAGGACGCTTGCGAGGCTTACAAGCGGGCAGAGAAGGCGGTACCACCCCCGAGAATTtcctgggctacagttttataatcacaggaaaagtggggagggggagaagacctTCTTTGACTTTCCTGAGTAGACATCACagttccatcatcagctcctcctcccgGTTGAGCAGGTTCCCTCGGCCCCTCCCCCAGGTGTCAAGCAAGGTCGACAAAtgattgttcttttttaatgtgtgtaGAGAGCATGTCCCATGGATCATTAAATTCGGAGCTCCCTGGGCAGGCTGTGGGGCTCACTCCACCACTGGTTCATTGTTGGGGGCAGGTCTCCTGCTTCTGGTGCGTGGTTCTGTTgctaagcaaacctgctttctggAGTCATCCGCTTACAGGGGTTTCCCATACTGTTTCTACCTACAGTCCCCTGGGGGACTAACTATGGAATCACCTACTTGGTCCGCTCACTCCACCCCGTCACGGCTCTGAAATACAGATGGCAGGACTGGGTGACCAGAGGGCCCTTCCTGGAAGCCTGTCCTCTCCTTTTTCCTTGCAGATAGTGTCTCGGTGCACCTCCCACTGGAGGAGGACAGGCAGAGGGACATGCAGGTGAGTCTCCGacccctcccccggcccctccCCCGGGGCTCGCCCCTCACTTTGCATCTCCCAGGTCCACCCCGAGGAATGCCCATGGGGCTCTTCTGAGACCTCCACTGAGCCGCACCAAGATTCCTTCACAGGGAGTGAGGTTTCACTCCCGTCTTGCAGCCCTGAGGACTCCTCAGTATAGCCCCGCATGGACCCGCCTTCACCTCGTCCGGAGAGCGGAGCTAGAGCTGGCTGTGTGCCCTCCATGGCGCAGGGGCCCCTTAAGGAGTGTGTGAGTCATCAtcttgtgtgtgagtgtgtgtgtgtgcactcgtGCACCTGcccagtcgcgtctgactctttgagaccccatggactgtagcccaccaggttcctctgtccacgggattctccaggcaaggatactggagtgggtagctattcccttctgcatttccttctccaggggatcttcccgacccaggggttgaacccaagtctcttgctttgcaggcagattcttttaccactgcttcatctgggaagccccagttctcATTTTGGAGCTCCCCGAAGACTCAAGAATACAGAAGCCTTGTCAGTCGTCAAGAAATTCTGGGATATGAGAGATGGaacatttcctgccatatcagtgaACAAAGGATATCACAGTCACGAGCAATGACGGCCACCATGGCTgctgagctggtgagccctgagggcgctcaggaaggaaagaacacggccatctagcagccatcagactgcggCCACCACTGAGGGTGAGCCCGGAGGGAACTTGGGACGTGAAAACAGCAGGATcctggccccagacagctgaggcGCGCATCGAAGCGATGATTTCAGCGAGCCCGGACGCttccatcttcccatacatagaaaagcgctAAATTTTTTAAGTTGGGATAGTTGGTTTTCTTTAATTGGTGGTAGCGTTCGAGGTTCAGATTATCTGCCTTTTGTTGCGAAGCTTCTTTAttacctggctcctcccctcgccTCCTCCGAGCAGTTCTCTcggggttacttgagatgctgcctcccgggTTTGAGTCCTAAGAATATCtgacaaataaaacataactctcaacgtTTAGGTTGCGTGTGTATTTTTGGCAGACAGATGCATCACACAACTCTCAGCAGACTCCTGGTCCTCACTAGAGAACACCTGCTTCTCAGACTCCAGTGAGGGTCAAATGAGGGAATGCTTGAACAGTGAGAAGCAGCTGTgagctgctgttcagttgctcagtcgtctccgactctgcgaccccatggactgtggcacgccaggactccctgtcctccactatctcccagagtttgctcaaacccatgtccattgagtcggtgatgccatccaaccatctcatcctctgtggtccccttctcctcctgccatcaatctttcccagcatcggggtcttttccaatgagtcagttcttcgcatcaggtggacaaagtatcggagcttgagcttcagcatcagtccttccaacgaatattcagggttgatttcctttagtactgactggtctgatctccttgctgtccaagggatgctgctaaacctCTAATGCACAGGAAagtcctctcctttcccctctcttcCCCCATTCCAGCAAGAATCACCTGGTCCAAaggaacctatttacaaaacagaaatgctcacatggaaaacaaacgtatggttaccaaaggggacagcaggtggtggggggagatgagctgggagtttgggattaacatatacttACTACCATCTATAAGACAGGTAAACAGGGccctccctggcggtccagtggttaggacaccacGCTTCCACTGCACGTGGCACAGGCTGgattagggaactgagatcccacgtgTCACACAATGCGGCCAGAAAAAAGGGAggaattacaataaaaaataggTAACAAGAAGGAGctagtatatagcacaggggacttcGACTCAATGTCTTGTATTAACAATAAAGGGAAGAGAGGCTGGAAAAGAATATCTATGTGAAtataagaatatgtatatatatgcatagctGAATTGCTGTGTGTACACCTGacactaacaacattgtaaaagaactatgcaaaaagagagagtgaaagtgttagtcactcagtcgtgtccggaaCTTTttaatcccgtggactgtaggtgccaggctcctctgtccatgggattctccaggcaagaatactggagccaggaAGGGTGGTTGGGGAGGGGTTGTCAGGAAAAGGAACTCaaccacaaaggaaaaaagaacactggagcggatggccattctcttctccaggagatcttcctgatccagggattgagccccggtctccttcattgcaggcagattctttaccactgagccaccagaatccttcaactacacacacacatatatatacttcaTATGTTTAATGAGATACATCTATGATTATAACTGAAAGTGAAGAGTCGCCTCTCAAGGCTGGCGCGTCCTGACCCCGCCCCTGCAGTCTGCAGTCAGGGTTCTGCTCAGTTCATTCCAGCCACGCCCATCTTTTTCTGCTCACATTTTCTGGTTGAAATGCCAGGCTCTTTCCCTCTTTGGGGCTTTAGGGCTGAGTGTCTGACTCACATCACTGCTCCAAAGAAAAGTTCACCAAACCATCCATTACAGAGATCTGTCAGGTAATACTCCGTATGAGCAGCTTATTCAAAATACTTCTCCAGTTTCCATGCATTTTACCCCGTAGACAATCTAAAATGGTAGTGACGCCCTGTCCTCCCTTCCTGAAGCCCCTGATAATGCCTGGTgtactctctgtctctatgaactgCCCTGCTCTGAGTGTTTCTTATAACTGGAATTGTGTTATGTatgtgtggtcttttgtgtctgcttATGttacttccctgggggctcagatggtaaagaatctgcctgcgatgcaagagatctgggttcaacccctgggtcaggaagatcctctggagcaggaaatgacaacccaccccagtattcctgcctggagaatcccatggacagaggagcctggtaggctacagtccgtggggacacagagagtcagacacgactgagcatatcTCTCTATCTAGGCGATTCCTtgttatagttttgatttgtatttcgaTAAGATTTCAGGATGTGGAggcttttcatgtgatttttaaaagaacagtgtGAGTAAAATTGACCTCCGGAGCTTGGCCTCTTGACCCTCTGcactattttgaattctttttccagGATCTGCCCGGGGACATCTGTTgaggaaagatatttttttccctaCAGCCCCGCAGGCCTGGTGAGGACATGTCCATCAGCACAGGTTTTCCCGTCGCTGTTACAAAAGCGAAAGGCAGTAGCATTTCTTCACGCTCCActggtggtttttgtttttggttttggtaaTTGAAGTCCTCTTccttataggagactggaatgcaaaagtaggaagtcaagaaacacctggagtaacaggtgaatttggccttggagtacagaatgaagcagggcaaaggctaacagagttttgccaagagaacacactggtcatagcaaacaccctcttccaacaacacaagagaagactctacacatggacatcaccagatggtcaacaccaaaatcagattgattatattctttgcagccaaagatggagaagctctatacagtcaacaaaaacaagaccgggggctgactgtggctcagatcatgaactccttattgccaaattcagactgaaattgaagaaagtggggaaaaccactagaccattcaggtatgacctaaatcaaatcccttatgattatacagtggaagtgagaaatagatttaagggactagatctgatagacagagtgcctgatgaactatgggcggaggttcatgacattgtacaggagacagggagcaagaccatccccatggaaaagaaatgcaaaaaagcaaaatggctgtctgaggaggccttacaaatagctgtgaagagaagcaaaaagcaaaggagaaaaggaaagatataagcatctgaatgcagagttccaaagaatagcaaggagagataagaaagccttcctcagtgatcaatgcaaagaaatagaggactataacagaatgggaaagactagagatctcttcaagaaaattagagataccaaaggaatatttcatgcaaagatgggcttgataaaggacagaaatggtatggacctaacagaagcagaagatattaagaagaggtggcaagaatacacagaagaactgtacaaaaagatcttcacgacccagataatcatgatggtgtgatcactcacctagagccagacatcctggaatgtgaactcaagtgggccttaggaagcatcactacgaacaaatctagtggaggtgatggcattccagttgagctctttcaaatcctgaaagatgatgctgtgaaagtgctgcactcaatatgccagcaaatttggaaaactcagcagtggccacaggactgaaaaaggtcagttttcattcccatcccaaagaaaggaaatgccaaagaatgctcaaactaccgcacaattgcactcatctcacacgctagtaaagtaatgctcaaaattctccaagccaggcttcagcaatacatgaatcgtgaacttccagatgttcaagctggttttagaaaaggcagaggaaccagagatcaaattgccaacatccactggatcatcaaaaaagcaagagagttccagaaaaacatctatttctgctttattgactatgccaaagcctttgactgtgtggatcacaataaactgtggaaaattctgaaagagatgggaataccagaccacctgacctgcctcttgaggaacctatatgtaggtcaagaagtaacagttagaactggacatggaaccacagattggttccaaataggaaaagaaatacagtcaaggctgtatatcatcaccctgcttatttaacttatatgcagagtacatcatgagaaacactgggctggatgaagcacaagc from Bubalus bubalis isolate 160015118507 breed Murrah chromosome 18, NDDB_SH_1, whole genome shotgun sequence harbors:
- the LOC102411304 gene encoding uncharacterized protein LOC102411304 isoform X2, which codes for MLSLRCRRSPARAARSAVQPCWAGCALRIAMSPGVPLLFGLVFCRDQGIWAQTGSTDNETKSQPDFNSSNPAMDFSEENPDSVSVHLPLEEDRQRDMQADSFTTASSGKPQFSFWSSPKTQEYRSLVSRQEILGYERWNISCHISEQRISQSRAMTATMAAELVSPEGAQEGKNTAI
- the LOC102411304 gene encoding uncharacterized protein LOC102411304 isoform X1, with the translated sequence MLSLRCRRSPARAARSAVQPCWAGCALRIAMSPGVPLLFGLVFCRDQGIWAQTDLPEVYQNPLEERSLAVVSGTSAIGLLPLLFLLLFFLCLCCCGGQQGSTDNETKSQPDFNSSNPAMDFSEENPDSVSVHLPLEEDRQRDMQADSFTTASSGKPQFSFWSSPKTQEYRSLVSRQEILGYERWNISCHISEQRISQSRAMTATMAAELVSPEGAQEGKNTAI